The genomic window GCGCGTGGGGGCCGTATTCACGCTGCTCGCGCTCTGCGGGCTCGTCCTCCTCGCACTGGTGCGCGAGGAGACCGGCACCGAGGGCTTCCTCGTCGGCCTCGGCCTCGCCGTGCTGCCGGTGCCGCTGCTGATGGCGGCGTTCCGCTGGCTGGACCGGGTCGAGCCGGGCCCCTGGCGCAATCTGATCTTCGCCTTCGCCTGGGGCGCCTGCGCCGCCGCGCTCGTCGCCATCATCGCCAACTCGTTCGCGACGCAGTGGATAGCCACCGCGACGGCCGACCCGGCGTCCGCGGACACGATCGGGGCCACGGTCATCGCACCGGTGGTGGAGGAGAGCGCGAAGGCGGCCGCGATCCTGCTTCTCTTCCTCTTCCGCAGACAGGACTTCACGGGGCTCGTCGACGGCGTCGTCGTGGCCGGTTTCACCGCGACCGGCTTCGCCTTCACCGAGAACATCCTCTATCTCGGCACGGCGTTCGGCGAGGACCAGGAGTTCGGCCACTCCGGCTTCGCGTCCGTCACCGCGGCGACCTTCTTCGTACGGATCGTGATGTCGCCGTTCGCGCACCCCCTCTTCACCGTGCTGACGGGCATCGGCTTCGGCATCGCGGCGAACACACCGCACCGGCGCAGGTTCGTCAGGACCGTGCTGCCGCTGCTCGGCCTGGCGATGGCGATGGCGATGCACGCGCTGTGGAACGGCTCCGGGGTGTTCGGCCCCTGGGGCTTCTACGCGGTGTACGGGGCGTTCATGGTCCCGGCCTTCGGGCTGCTGACCTGGCTGGCGATCTGGACCCGCCAGCGCGAGCTGCGCACGGTCGCGACGCACCTGCCCGCATACGCCGCCGCGGGCTGGCTCTCCGCCGCCGAGCCGTTCGCCCTCTCCTCGATGCGGGCGCGCACGATGGCCCGTGACCTGGTGGGCCGCGCTCACGGTTCGGCAGCCGCCCGCACCGTGACCGAGTACGAGGCGTTCGCGACCTCGCTCGCCTTCCTGCGCCACCGGGCCCACCGCGGCACGGCGGGCCCGGACTTCGCCGCCCGTGAGCAGGAGCTGCTCCACCACCTCTGGCAGCGCAAGCACGTCGCGTCCCCTGCTCTCACCTACGCGGCCGGGGCGACGGGGCGGGTCCGGCTCCCGCCGCCGTATCTGGACTACGGGAGCTACAACCCGTACCGCTGGTAGCGCCCGGCCGGGCGCTACCAGCACCGGGCAGGGGTGGGTCTACGCCGACGCCGCCGTCAGCCGCGCAAGCTCGTCCTCGGCGAGCTCCAGCTCCGCGACCGCGACCAGAGCCGGCAGCTGCTCCACCGTCCGTGCGGAGGCGATGGGCGCGACGACGGTCGGCCGGGACGCGAGCCAGGCGAGGGCGACCGTCGCGACCTCCGCACCCCGGGCCGCGGCGATGTCGTCGAGCGCCGCCAGCACCCGCCGGCCGCGCTCGGTCTCCAGGTGCTGGCCGGCGCGCTGCGCCCGAGCGCTGTCGACCGCCTTCCCTTCCCGGTACTTGCCGGTGAGGAATCCGGAGGCCAGCGCGGCGTAGGGGACGGCGGCGAGGCCGGCCCTGGCGGCCGTGTCCTGGAGCTCGCCCTCGTAGGCGTCACGCGCGACCAGGTTGTAGGGCGGCTGGAGGACGGCGTAGCGGGCCAGGCCCTCGCGCTCCGAGAAGTCCAGCGATGCCTGGAGCCGCTCGGCGGAGAGGTTGGACGCGGCGATGGCGCGGACCTTTCCGTCCTTCACCAGGCGGTCGAGGGCCGTGATGATCTCTTCGACCGGTACGGAGACATCGTCGAAGTGCGTGTAGTACAGGTCGATGTGGTCGGTGCGCAGTCGGCGCAGCGAGTCCTCGGCCGCCGCCTTGATCGTGGCGGCGGAGAGCCCTTTGTGCTGCGGGTGCGCGCCGGCCTTCGTGGCGACGACGACGTCGGCGCGGTTGCCTCGCAGGGCCATCCAGTTGCCGATGACGGTCTCGGATTCGCCGCCCTCGTTGCCGGGGACCCATGCCGAGTACGCGTCGGCGGTGTCCACGAAGTTGCCTCCGGCCGCCGCGTACGCGTCGAGCACGGCGAAGGACTCCGACTCGTCGGCGGTCCAGCCGAAGACATTGCCGCCGAGGGCGAGCGGGAAGACGGACAGATCGGACGAGCCCAGCGGGCGCAGTGACGTCATGCCTGCCCAACGACTCCCTGCCCGCCGAGATTCCGGAATCCGCCCGTCCACTGCCGCCTCACGCAGCGGCCCCGACCTCAACTCCCAAGGCGCCACGAAGCCAAGGAGCCAAGGCTCCAGGGACCCGAGGGTCGGGCTCCAGTGCCCGGCGCCTCAGGGACCCAGAGACGCAAGGACCCAGGGACCAGAGGGCTGGGCAGGACCCAGCGCCTCAGGGAACCCAGGGACTCAGAGACCCAGAGACTCAGATGCTGATGCCCTTGTCCCGCAGCCACGCCGCCGGGTCGATCCCGTCGCCGCCCGCCGTGTGCACCTCCAGGTGCAGATGCGGTCCGGTGACATTGCCGGTGGCGCCGACGCGGCCGATCGTGTCGCCCGTGGTCACCGCCTGTCCGGCGGACACGGTCATCGACGACAGGTGGGCGTACCAGATCTCGGTGCCGTCCTCGAGCTCCAGCACCACGCGGTAGCCGTACGAGCCGGACCAGCCCGCGGACTTGACGGTGCCGCCGTGGACGGCCTTCGCCGGGGTGCCGGTGGGGGCCGCGAAGTCGAGGCCGGTGTGGTAGCCGGAGGACCACATGGACCCGGCCTGCCCGAACGTGGAAGTGATCGTGTACGAGGACGTCGGCAGGGAGTAGCTCGCGGCGAGCTTGGCCAGCCGCTCGGCCTCCGCCTTGCGCGCGGCCTCCTCCTCGGCCTTCCGCTTCGCCTCGGCGGCGGCCTTCTCCGCGGCGGTCTGCTGGGCTCTCGCCTCCGCCGCGGCCTTCTCGGCTGCGGCCTTCTCCGCGGCGGCCTTCGCCTCGGCCTCGGCTTCGGCCCGCTGCTGCTCGGCCTGCTGGAGAATCCGGGCGCGCAGGGCCTCGCCTGCGCCCGCCCCGCTCTGCTCGCTGCTGCTCGCGGACGCCGTGTCGGCGACGGAGAGCGCGGTCAGCGGCGCGTCGTTGCGGTCGCCGTCCTCGTCGTCGGAGTCGTCCGCCACCAGGGAGCCCACGCCGGGCAGGGACTTGGCGTCGGGGAGTTTGTCCGTGATGGTGTCGGGCAGGGAGATGGAGACCGCGGGCTTGTCCTGCGCGGTGGCCATGCCGCCGGCGCCGACCGCGGCGATGACGCCGACTCCGAGGACGGTGGAGCTCCTGGCAAGTCCGTTGCGCTGCTTGACGACGCGGTGCCTGCCGCGGACCGGGCGAACGGTCTCCTCGGTCGGGTTCCATTCCTCCGCCCCGGCGGCCGGGGCCCACGCGTCGGCGGGCATCCACTCGGTGTTGGGGGGATCTTGGAGGGCAGGCTCGTTGGACGCCACGGAGGCGTGCTCCTTTCCTTCCTTCTCGCCTACCGGGTTAGCTGACGGGTTCGGAGCAGGAAGGTCTCCTACGAGCACCGCGAAGTGCCCGATTCACCCCAATTAGTGGTTCCCCGGTTCCCTTTCGGGATTCGGCGCGTGCGCACGGTGCCGTCTCTTGCGACGGCTGGGACGACCGCGCTGCGTTATCGAACGTTAATAGACGCGGGGGTCGTATTCCAAGCCGTTCCGACTGATCGTTAACGACTTTGGCCAGGACTTATCCTTCACAAGCGGGGACAATCGGGCGAGTTGACCCCAGCTCATTCCGGCCAGTACATCTGACGGTGCATCAAATGTTATGCGGAGGGCTCTGCTTCGATTACACAGGGTCGCAAGCATGCCCTCGGGGCGGGTCACGGCACCACCGGCATCGTCCGGCGCCGCTCCGGCTGCCGGTCCCCGGGCCGGCTGACCGCCAGCAGCGCCATGTCGTCCGTCGACCGGCCGCCCGTATGGCGGCGTACGTCGGCCACCAGCGCGTCCAGCAGCTCGTCGGGGCCGGGGAAGATCCGCCCGCCCAGCCGGCCGCCCGGATCGTAGAAGGCGCCCTGCGCGTCACGGGCCTCCGTCAGTCCGTCCGTGTAGAGCAGCAGAGTGGCTCCGGACGGGAACGCGGCCTCGTCCGCGCGGTCCGGCCACGAGCCGAGGTCGCCCATGCCGAGCGGCAGCGCCCGTTCGGCCGGTTCCAGCGTCTCCAGGGCGCCGTCCCCGTACAGCACGTACGGCGGCGGATGGCCGCGGTTGACCACCCGGACGTGCCCGTCCCCGCGCGGGATCTCGGCGAGCACGGCGGTCGTGAAGCCCTCGAACGCGTCCAGCCCGGAGCGCCGTGTGCCCTCCCGCGCGAGCGCCCGGTCCAGCCGCTGCGCGACCCCCTCCAGCGAGGACTCCTGCTCCGCCGCCTCCCGGAACGCGCCCAGCACGACGGCCACCGCCTCGACCGCGTCCAGCCCCTTGCCCCGTACGTCCCCGACCACCAGCCGCACCCCTAACGGGGTGTCCTGCACGGCGAACAGGTCACCGCCGATGGACGCGTCCGCCTGCGCCGCCTCGTACCGCGCCGCGATGTGCAGCCCGCCGATCCGCTCGGCCGGCGAGGGCAGCACCGCCCGCTGGGCGGCCTCCGCGACGACCCGCGCCGAGGCCAGCTGCTCGCCGCTGCGCCGCACGACCTGGTTGATGAAGAGGGCCAGCACGGAGACCGTGAACACGGTCAGCAGCTCCGTCACCGCCGGGATCTCGCTGGTCCTCTCGTTGTACGCGTGCAGCGCGGCCACCGTCCCGACGGCGGCGACGCCCGTCATGAGCGTGTACAGCGGGGAGAAGAAGGGGGCGGCGACCAGGGGCGCGGCGGCGAAGAGGGGGGAGGCGGTGAACGAGGCGGGGGTGCCGAGGTCGAAGAAGACGCCGGCAATGATGATCAGCACGGGCAGCGCCATGACGACCCGGCGGCCACCGTCACGCCGCGGCCCTCGCTCGTCGTCGCCGCCTGCTCGCTGCCCCACCAGTGGTCTCTCCTGCCAGGTCCGCCAGGTCCCGCCCACGGCTGCGGACGGTACCCCGCCCCACTCAGGCTGGCGGCAGCCGCGCCGTGGTGCGACTCGCCGTCGGCCAACCGGGCTAGGTGGTGTCCGCGGTCACCAGGGGGCCCTCCTGGTGACCGGGCGTGAGCGGTGCGCGCCCGCCGGCTCAGTCGTCGCCGCTGCCGCTGCCGGCACCGCCGTCGGTCTCGTCGGCGAGGTTGCGTTCCGCGTACACCTTCATGGCATCACGGACGAAGACCGCTGTCCCCTCGCCGTGCCGGTCGTAGTTCGCCGTGAAGCGCGGGTCGGCGACGTACATCTCGCCGAGCCCGATGATGTACGGCTTCGTCGGCGTGACCGTCACCGACAGCCACTCGATGTGCCTCCGCGCGATCGCCTGCGCCTCCTCGCTGTCCGGCGCGAGGCCGTCCTTCCGTGCCTGGGCGAAGTCGCGGGCGATCCCGGCCTGCCGGTCCTGGAACTCCTGCTTCTCCGCGGCGCTGAGCGAGCGCCACCAGCGGTCACCCTTCTCGTACGCCTCGCGGCCCCAGCGCTCGGTGACCTCCGCCTCGTACCGGGTGTGGTCGAAGCCGTCGAAGACTTCTTCCGCCATCAGTTCCTCTCCTCTCTCCGTGCGGTCGAGAGTGGTCCGCACCGAGGCGATCTGCCGCCCGATGCGCTCCCGCTCCTGCTCCAGCAGCCTCAGATGGGTGCGCAGGGCGGCGGCCGTGTCCCGCTGTCCTTCCAGGACCTGCGCGATCGCCGGCAGGCCGAGGCCCAGCTCGCGCAGCAGCAGGATGCGCTGCAGCCGGACGAGGGCGTCCTGGTCGTAGTAGCGGTAGCCGTTGCTGCCGATCCGGCTCGGCGTGAGGAGCCCGAGCTCTCCGTAGTGCCTGAGCGCTCGGCTCGTCGTGCCGGCCTTCCTGGCGATTTCCTGGATCGACCACTCCATGACCCTCACGCTAGAACTTGACGTTGCGTAAAGGTCAAGCGAGCCGTCTGGCGAAACCGCGAGAACGGGAGAATGCGAAAATGCCGAAGGCCCGGGACCTGATCGGTCCCGGGCCTTCGGCCTTCAGTAGCGGGGACAGGATTTGAACCTGCGACCTCTGGGTTATGAGCCCAGCGAGCTACCGAGCTGCTCCACCCCGCGTCGGTAAACACCACCTTACGCCATCCGGAGCAAGATCAATTCCACTTTCGCCGCCCGGGTCGTCCAGAACGCCCGGCCACGGCCGGCGCCCGGGTCGTCCAGAAC from Streptomyces sp. FIT100 includes these protein-coding regions:
- a CDS encoding PrsW family intramembrane metalloprotease, which produces MQQLPAAPHPVVPACGEQPLFDAVPERTHWRYKPRRAFWRSKALRVGAVFTLLALCGLVLLALVREETGTEGFLVGLGLAVLPVPLLMAAFRWLDRVEPGPWRNLIFAFAWGACAAALVAIIANSFATQWIATATADPASADTIGATVIAPVVEESAKAAAILLLFLFRRQDFTGLVDGVVVAGFTATGFAFTENILYLGTAFGEDQEFGHSGFASVTAATFFVRIVMSPFAHPLFTVLTGIGFGIAANTPHRRRFVRTVLPLLGLAMAMAMHALWNGSGVFGPWGFYAVYGAFMVPAFGLLTWLAIWTRQRELRTVATHLPAYAAAGWLSAAEPFALSSMRARTMARDLVGRAHGSAAARTVTEYEAFATSLAFLRHRAHRGTAGPDFAAREQELLHHLWQRKHVASPALTYAAGATGRVRLPPPYLDYGSYNPYRW
- a CDS encoding aldo/keto reductase, whose protein sequence is MTSLRPLGSSDLSVFPLALGGNVFGWTADESESFAVLDAYAAAGGNFVDTADAYSAWVPGNEGGESETVIGNWMALRGNRADVVVATKAGAHPQHKGLSAATIKAAAEDSLRRLRTDHIDLYYTHFDDVSVPVEEIITALDRLVKDGKVRAIAASNLSAERLQASLDFSEREGLARYAVLQPPYNLVARDAYEGELQDTAARAGLAAVPYAALASGFLTGKYREGKAVDSARAQRAGQHLETERGRRVLAALDDIAAARGAEVATVALAWLASRPTVVAPIASARTVEQLPALVAVAELELAEDELARLTAASA
- a CDS encoding M23 family metallopeptidase, translated to MASNEPALQDPPNTEWMPADAWAPAAGAEEWNPTEETVRPVRGRHRVVKQRNGLARSSTVLGVGVIAAVGAGGMATAQDKPAVSISLPDTITDKLPDAKSLPGVGSLVADDSDDEDGDRNDAPLTALSVADTASASSSEQSGAGAGEALRARILQQAEQQRAEAEAEAKAAAEKAAAEKAAAEARAQQTAAEKAAAEAKRKAEEEAARKAEAERLAKLAASYSLPTSSYTITSTFGQAGSMWSSGYHTGLDFAAPTGTPAKAVHGGTVKSAGWSGSYGYRVVLELEDGTEIWYAHLSSMTVSAGQAVTTGDTIGRVGATGNVTGPHLHLEVHTAGGDGIDPAAWLRDKGISI
- a CDS encoding PP2C family protein-serine/threonine phosphatase produces the protein MALPVLIIIAGVFFDLGTPASFTASPLFAAAPLVAAPFFSPLYTLMTGVAAVGTVAALHAYNERTSEIPAVTELLTVFTVSVLALFINQVVRRSGEQLASARVVAEAAQRAVLPSPAERIGGLHIAARYEAAQADASIGGDLFAVQDTPLGVRLVVGDVRGKGLDAVEAVAVVLGAFREAAEQESSLEGVAQRLDRALAREGTRRSGLDAFEGFTTAVLAEIPRGDGHVRVVNRGHPPPYVLYGDGALETLEPAERALPLGMGDLGSWPDRADEAAFPSGATLLLYTDGLTEARDAQGAFYDPGGRLGGRIFPGPDELLDALVADVRRHTGGRSTDDMALLAVSRPGDRQPERRRTMPVVP
- a CDS encoding MerR family transcriptional regulator, which codes for MEWSIQEIARKAGTTSRALRHYGELGLLTPSRIGSNGYRYYDQDALVRLQRILLLRELGLGLPAIAQVLEGQRDTAAALRTHLRLLEQERERIGRQIASVRTTLDRTERGEELMAEEVFDGFDHTRYEAEVTERWGREAYEKGDRWWRSLSAAEKQEFQDRQAGIARDFAQARKDGLAPDSEEAQAIARRHIEWLSVTVTPTKPYIIGLGEMYVADPRFTANYDRHGEGTAVFVRDAMKVYAERNLADETDGGAGSGSGDD